The genomic DNA AATTTCTTTCATATTCTTAGAGTTTCTGACCTATGGTTTGTTCTTAATTGCAGATGTGGAAGTCAATGCCACAGCAAATAATTGTAAAATCAAGCAATTAGGGAGGGAGTATCAAACGAGTATCAAAAGGAGGGAGTCGATGGACCTAGCGGCGACGGCAGCAGCGGCGTTGCTGATTTTGTGCTTCGGGATTGCCGGAATCGCGTCGGAGGCTTCCGATCACCGCTACAAGAAGGGGGACCCCGTCCCGCTCTACGCCAGCAAGGTCGGCCCTTTCCATAACCCTAGGTGAGATCCACTTCCATCCTCTCAAGCTTCGGTGGAGTAAACTCTGCTCTGGtagatctataattttttttcttccgtTTTTgacgctgctgctttcttccatcTGCTTCCGGAAGATCGAAGTCGCCCTAGAACGACCTTTGCTGATTTGTCCTTTGGCCCAAAAAATATGTAAACTTGTAGAGTGAGAGATGTGATTCCGATCTATTGTTAACAAATGTTTTTTCTTTAGAGTTTTCTGTGTGTTACTTGAAGTCGTGCATACCTTTATGATGCTTATAAATTGCGGTACTTTTGGTTTATTCCACTTGATGACACTTTCGTTGAAGATGAATTTCTCAAATTGTTAAGAAGTTCAATCACTACTTTTCTGATGCCGCCATCTTCTGTACTTATAGCTAACTGTTAATCTTAGAAGATAATGTTTTTCATGCCTATATGTTTCTTTCTTTTCAGTGAAACGTATCGCTACTTTGATCTACCCTTTTGCAGACCAGGTCGGTTCTTGatcgttttcttttcttttctttttttttttttggatagatATGTAATAGTATTCTTGAGATATTCATTATTTTTATGGATTGGCAATGACAACAGagcatttaaaagagaaaaggaaagcaCTCGGTGAAGTTTTGAATGGGGATCGCCTTGTTGATGCCCCCTACAAGGTTAGTTTCCAAGAAGAATTTAATTCGAAGCTGCTTTGCAAGAAGAAGCTCAAACCAGAAGATGTTGCTAGGTTTCGGGATGCTGTCACCAAGGATTACTATTTCCAAATGTACTATGATGACCTCCCCATCTGGGGGTTCGTTGGGAAGGTCGACAAGGAAGGAAAAGATCTGGGTGACTACAAATACTACCTTTACCGACATATTGAATTTGAAATCCTGTACAATGAGGATCGTGTGATTGAGATTCTTGTTTGGTCTTGTCCCACTGCACTGGTGGATCTTACTGAGGACAGAGAAATTGAGGTGGATTTTACCTACTCTGCTAAGTGGAAGGAGACAACAACAACATTTGAGAAGAGGATGGAGAAGTACTCACAAACCTCATCACAGTTGGAGATTCATTGGTTCTCCATCTTAAACTCATGTGTTACTGTTCTTCTATTGACTGGGTTCCTTGCAACAATTCTCATGCGTGTTCTGAAGAATGATTTTGTGATGTGAGTATCAAGTTCTGACTCCTAATTATCAAGGTTTTTCTTCTCTAAGTTTCATCAATGGTGACTCAAGGACAAAGCGGGGACATGTTTAAGATATATGCTTGGAAAAGCACCATACTTGTTGGAGATGAATGATGGAATTAACCCTTGTGCCCTTGAATTTTATTTGTGATAACCTTATTATATCTCACAATTTGATTGCTAATGTCTATCTAGGAATACATGGGACAGTTGACTTTGTCTGCTCTTCTGTTTTCTCATCTCATGCATGCTGAATTATATATGTGCAAATCTAATTCTGTACATCGTCGTTATATttcttagatatgctcatgatgagGAGTCTGCTGAGGAACAAGAAGAGACCGGGTGGAAGTGTATCCATGGTGATGTCTTTAGGTTCCCTAATAACAAGTCATTATTTGCTGCATGTCTTGGTTCTGGCACTCAATTGTTTACTCTGTAAGTACATCTAGTAAGCTATTTGGCACCACTATAAATGAGCTATACAGATCAATTTTGTTAGATCGAGTTAAGGCTATTGAGATATTTTAGCAGCTGTTGTGTTTTAAATACCATATTCTGTGGCACTTTGTATCTGATGATGTTTACttgaatcaattttcttttcctttcttgatATTTACTGCAGCACCGTGTTGATTTTTGTTCTTGCACTAGTCGGGGTTTTCTATCCTTACAGTCGTGGTTCTTTGTTCACTGCTCTGGTAGTCATATATGCCCTCACCTCCGGAATTGCTGGATATACTGCTACCTCTTTCTACTGTCAGCTTGAAGGGGCAAACTGGGTACAttctttaattttgatttaatttcttTGATCAATTTCCCTTCTGCTTCACTCATGTTCTGGAGGATCCTTGTTCACTTCTATAATGTATGTATGAATAAAATCAAACATTCTGTAGATGAATGGAAAATTGATGTCTGATCGATCTGTAAATTGGTATGTGGTAagatatgatttatttattttcttcattttctGTCAGGTAAGGAATTTACTGTTGACAGGATGCCTCTTCTGTGGACCTCTGTTCCTGACATTCTGCTTCCTGCATAGTGTTGCTATTTCATATAGTACTACTGCCGCATTACCATTAGGAGCCATTGGGGTTATTGTTCTCATTTGGGCATTGGTGAGTGTTCCATTGCTTGTATTGGGTGGCATTGCTGGCAAAAATAGCAAAACGGAGTTCCAAGCCTCTTGCGGGACAACGAAGTATCCTAGAGAAATTCCACCATTGCCTTGGTACCGAGGAACAATCCCACAGATGGCAATGGCTGGTTTTCTTCCTTTCAGTGCAATTTACATTGAACTTTACTACATATTTGCTAGTGTCTGGGGTCACAGGATATACACAATCTACAGTATTCTGTTCATAGTATTCATCCTCCTCCTGATTGTGACAGCTTTAATTACGATTACACTTACCTACTTTCAACTTGCTGCTGAAGACCATGAATGGTGGTGGAGGTAGGCCAATAGCACTGAGTTATATTTCTAGTGCATTTGCATGCCCATCTCATCAACATCAAATACCTGCTGCTTATAATGAATTCTTCGATTTTACCCACCTACATATGTTTATGAAAGTATTTTCCTTGTATCTGTTTAGCCTTGTTAATAATATATCCGGTAAACACTTGTGCCTCCTAGGATCTTTCTCAGATTTGAGGTGCTGCTAATATAACAGCAAATCCTTAGTTTCAGTATTCGTTATAATGGACTATTATTGTGACGCATCCCACACACTAATTTCAGTACCTGTATCTGTTCCTTCGACCAGTCATTTAAAGTCAAGTATTTAAACATGAATGATGACTTGATCtattttcttttgaagacaatttgtttatatctttcttatattttagCAGTGCATAAATACTAATAGCAATTTACTTACCAACAGGCACTTTAACATGATTCTCTTTCTGTCATTTATTCTCCACGGAATGGAACTAATATCGGCTTACCCAAATGCAGGTCTTTCTTATGTGGAGGATCCACTGGTCTGTTTGTCTACGCCTACTGTTTGTTCTACTACTATGCCCGCTCAGACATGTCTGGATTCATGCAGAcgtccttcttctttggttataT from Zingiber officinale cultivar Zhangliang chromosome 4A, Zo_v1.1, whole genome shotgun sequence includes the following:
- the LOC121971615 gene encoding transmembrane 9 superfamily member 3-like isoform X1 translates to MDLAATAAAALLILCFGIAGIASEASDHRYKKGDPVPLYASKVGPFHNPSETYRYFDLPFCRPEHLKEKRKALGEVLNGDRLVDAPYKVSFQEEFNSKLLCKKKLKPEDVARFRDAVTKDYYFQMYYDDLPIWGFVGKVDKEGKDLGDYKYYLYRHIEFEILYNEDRVIEILVWSCPTALVDLTEDREIEVDFTYSAKWKETTTTFEKRMEKYSQTSSQLEIHWFSILNSCVTVLLLTGFLATILMRVLKNDFVIYAHDEESAEEQEETGWKCIHGDVFRFPNNKSLFAACLGSGTQLFTLTVLIFVLALVGVFYPYSRGSLFTALVVIYALTSGIAGYTATSFYCQLEGANWVRNLLLTGCLFCGPLFLTFCFLHSVAISYSTTAALPLGAIGVIVLIWALVSVPLLVLGGIAGKNSKTEFQASCGTTKYPREIPPLPWYRGTIPQMAMAGFLPFSAIYIELYYIFASVWGHRIYTIYSILFIVFILLLIVTALITITLTYFQLAAEDHEWWWRSFLCGGSTGLFVYAYCLFYYYARSDMSGFMQTSFFFGYMACICYGFFLMLGMVGFRVALLFVRHIYRSIKFK
- the LOC121971615 gene encoding transmembrane 9 superfamily member 3-like isoform X2; its protein translation is MGIALLMPPTRFRDAVTKDYYFQMYYDDLPIWGFVGKVDKEGKDLGDYKYYLYRHIEFEILYNEDRVIEILVWSCPTALVDLTEDREIEVDFTYSAKWKETTTTFEKRMEKYSQTSSQLEIHWFSILNSCVTVLLLTGFLATILMRVLKNDFVIYAHDEESAEEQEETGWKCIHGDVFRFPNNKSLFAACLGSGTQLFTLTVLIFVLALVGVFYPYSRGSLFTALVVIYALTSGIAGYTATSFYCQLEGANWVRNLLLTGCLFCGPLFLTFCFLHSVAISYSTTAALPLGAIGVIVLIWALVSVPLLVLGGIAGKNSKTEFQASCGTTKYPREIPPLPWYRGTIPQMAMAGFLPFSAIYIELYYIFASVWGHRIYTIYSILFIVFILLLIVTALITITLTYFQLAAEDHEWWWRSFLCGGSTGLFVYAYCLFYYYARSDMSGFMQTSFFFGYMACICYGFFLMLGMVGFRVALLFVRHIYRSIKFK